From Cydia strobilella chromosome 7, ilCydStro3.1, whole genome shotgun sequence, one genomic window encodes:
- the LOC134743136 gene encoding adult-specific cuticular protein ACP-20-like, whose translation MWSQIVVLSLLAAAHAHPVAVSHTSRVDHLGHHVGHMGHLGYVSHLGHAGHLGHLGGWGGWGGNMGAWGGNHLGIAHGHHGGWDHGHHAWAYPNYNFAYSVSDPHTGDHKSQHETRHGDHVKGSYSLVEPDGNLRSVHYSADDHHGFNAHVHHTTAHHHLHHHH comes from the exons ATGTGGTCCCAG ATTGTAGTCCTCTCCCTTCTCGCCGCGGCGCACGCGCACCCGGTCGCCGTATCCCACACATCTCGCGTGGACCACCTCGGCCACCATGTCGGCCACATGGGCCATCTCGGCTACGTGAGCCACCTCGGCCACGCCGGCCACCTCGGCCATCTCGGCGGCTGGGGAGGCTGGGGCGGCAACATGGGCGCTTGGGGAGGTAACCACCTTGGCATCGCTCATGGACACCACGGAGGTTGGGACCATGGCCATCAC GCATGGGCATATCCTAATTACAACTTCGCGTACTCCGTCTCGGACCCGCACACCGGTGACCACAAATCTCAGCACGAGACCCGGCACGGGGACCATGTGAAGGGCTCCTACTCGCTGGTGGAGCCCGACGGCAACCTGCGCTCCGTGCACTACTCTGCTGACGACCACCACGG ATTCAATGCTCATGTTCATCACACGACGGCCCATCATCAtttgcatcatcatcattag
- the LOC134742728 gene encoding uncharacterized protein LOC134742728, with the protein MLQLLVVALLASAAVAEEAEPAEAAAKPVPLEAKPSENAEQTVMKDAESIHRNRQFLDDYDHLDHNNLLYLKAKLDGPESHREGPIIARNLPNSHEKDHQVHI; encoded by the exons ATGTTACAG TTACTAGTAGTGGCGCTCTTGGCGTCAGCTGCGGTGGCCGAAGAGGCCGAGCCCGCGGAAGCGGCGGCAAAACCAGTGCCTCTGGAGGCGAAGCCGTCTGAGAATGCCGAGCAGACTGTAATGAAAGACGCGGAGTCCATACATCGTAACCGTCAATTCCTCGACGACTATGACCATCTCGACCATAACAACCTTCTCTACCTCAAGGCTAAGCTTGACGGGCCTGAAAGCCATCGTGAAGGCCCTATCATAGCTCGCAATCTTCCGAACTCTCACGAAAAG GATCATCAAGTTCACATATAG